The Verrucomicrobium spinosum DSM 4136 = JCM 18804 DNA segment TTCATACGGCTGCGCCAGCACGGCCAGCAGGCGCTCCAGCACTCCCAGGTCCTCACGCTCCACGGCGGCGGTGAGGGCTTCCTCCACCTTGTGATTGCGTGGGATGGCCACCGGATTGTGACAGCGCATGATTTCCTGAACCGCTTCTGCCGTCTGCGGCTGGCGGGTCAGACGTTCCTGCCAGCGCTGGTGCCAGGCGAGGAAGTCCGGGTCGGCGGAGAGTGATGCGGAACCTGGAGACGACAGAGCCCGGAAGGTGTTCGTGAAATCGGCTTGAGTTTCCTGCATCCATTTCAGAAGGGAATCGATCAAGGACAGGTCATCCCCTTCCTCTGTGAGGAGGCCGAGCTTGCCCCGCATGCCGGTGAGCCAGTGCTGCTTGTAAATGGGCTCGAACCCGATGATGGCATCGTTGGCCAGCTCCACCGCCTTCTCTTCGACGGGATCCAACAAGGGCAGAAGAGCCTCGGCAAACCGGGCCAGATTCCACTGGGCGATGAAGGGCTGCCTGCCGTAGGCGTAGCGGCCCTGGTGATCGATGGAGCTGAACACCGTGGCGGGATCGTACGCCTCCATGAAGGCGCAGGGTCCATAGTCGATGGTCTCGCCGGAGAGGGCCATGTTGTCCGTGTTCATGACGCCGTGGATGAAGCCCACGTGCTGCCAGCGGGCGATGAGGGCGGCCTGGCGCTCGATCACGCCCTGCAACAGGGCCAGATAGGGCTGGGCGGCGTTTGCCGCGTCCGGGTAGTGCCGCTGCAGAGTATGGTCTGCGAGCGCCTGGAGCAGCGCCTGTTCGCCACGTGCGGCGGCGTACTCAAAGGTGCCGACCCGGATGTGGCTGGCCGCCACGCGGGTGAGGACGGCTCCGGGCAGCATCCCATCGCGCCGCACCAGCTCTCCGGTGGTGACCACAGCGAGGCTGCGTGTGGTGGGGATGCCCAGGGCGTGCATGGCCTCGCTGATGATGTACTCCCGCAGCATGGGGCCCAGCGTGGCCCGGCCGTCCCCGCGGCGTGAGAACGGTGTCTGGCCGGAGCCTTTGAGCTGGATGTCAAAGCGCTGCCCCTTCGGGGTGATCTGCTCGCCCAACAGGATCGCGCGGCCATCTCCCAGCATGGTGAAGTTTCCGAACTGGTG contains these protein-coding regions:
- a CDS encoding protein adenylyltransferase SelO, whose amino-acid sequence is MPSPESASSTRSLTAGWHLEHSYAQLPEAFHVAFQPTPVRQPKLVILNRALAESLGLDAAQLDHASWFSGNDLPPGAQPLAQAYAGHQFGNFTMLGDGRAILLGEQITPKGQRFDIQLKGSGQTPFSRRGDGRATLGPMLREYIISEAMHALGIPTTRSLAVVTTGELVRRDGMLPGAVLTRVAASHIRVGTFEYAAARGEQALLQALADHTLQRHYPDAANAAQPYLALLQGVIERQAALIARWQHVGFIHGVMNTDNMALSGETIDYGPCAFMEAYDPATVFSSIDHQGRYAYGRQPFIAQWNLARFAEALLPLLDPVEEKAVELANDAIIGFEPIYKQHWLTGMRGKLGLLTEEGDDLSLIDSLLKWMQETQADFTNTFRALSSPGSASLSADPDFLAWHQRWQERLTRQPQTAEAVQEIMRCHNPVAIPRNHKVEEALTAAVEREDLGVLERLLAVLAQPYEHVQPPPEEYLAGSPSGDYQTFCGT